From a region of the uncultured Draconibacterium sp. genome:
- a CDS encoding formate/nitrite transporter family protein: MSLYSPKEIINEAGKLAIAKDSYSAKKILTLAFLAGAYIAFGGLLAILVGGGVPGIGAENPGIPKFLMGAMFPVGLMIVVMAGAELFTGNNAYFMPNVLGGKQRWTAPLRNWSLVYVGNFVGAVFVAYFLVHLTHLVHSEPWLNTVEKIAVGKTSNPFFTTFLKGIGANWLVCLALWMGMSAQHTSGKILGVWWPVMAFVTMGFEHSIANMFFIPLAIFEGANITWTTFVVKNLIPATLGNIVGGGFFVGTLYWYAYAKEK, encoded by the coding sequence ATGAGTTTATATTCACCAAAAGAAATAATTAACGAAGCCGGGAAACTGGCCATTGCAAAAGACAGTTACTCAGCAAAAAAAATACTAACACTGGCATTTTTGGCCGGAGCTTACATTGCTTTTGGCGGACTGCTGGCAATTTTAGTTGGCGGCGGTGTTCCGGGAATTGGTGCCGAAAACCCGGGAATTCCAAAGTTTCTTATGGGAGCCATGTTCCCCGTTGGACTGATGATTGTTGTAATGGCCGGAGCTGAACTTTTTACCGGTAACAACGCCTATTTTATGCCCAATGTATTGGGAGGCAAACAACGCTGGACTGCTCCGCTTCGCAACTGGTCGTTGGTTTATGTGGGTAATTTTGTTGGGGCTGTGTTCGTAGCTTATTTTTTGGTGCACCTTACCCATTTAGTTCATTCGGAACCATGGCTAAATACAGTTGAAAAAATTGCTGTGGGAAAAACTTCCAATCCGTTTTTCACCACCTTTTTAAAAGGCATAGGTGCTAACTGGCTGGTTTGCCTGGCGCTGTGGATGGGTATGTCGGCACAACACACCAGTGGAAAAATTTTGGGTGTCTGGTGGCCGGTTATGGCATTTGTTACCATGGGTTTTGAGCACAGTATTGCCAATATGTTTTTTATTCCACTAGCTATTTTTGAAGGTGCTAATATTACCTGGACAACCTTTGTAGTTAAAAACCTGATTCCGGCAACGCTTGGGAACATTGTTGGAGGTGGCTTTTTTGTAGGTACTTTGTATTGGTATGCTTATGCCAAAGAGAAATAG
- the pflA gene encoding pyruvate formate-lyase-activating protein, which yields MSSTENKLIVHSIESFGTHDGPGIRLVVFLQGCNLQCKYCQNADTIALKGGSVTEIESLVKRAGNMKTYFGDDGGVTVSGGEPMLQSKALIPFFEALKKEGIHTNIDTNGLIRTPEAKHLISELADLVMFDVKATTEEGFKTITGAKGLSRLLENIQLREQSKKPYWLRYVLVPGYTDGDESLKWLIDTFSGNKYLEKFEILPYHKLGTYKWESLGMDYQFKEVKENTPEQIDRAFEMLKPHFKDIIVK from the coding sequence ATGTCTTCAACCGAAAATAAATTAATCGTCCATTCCATCGAATCGTTTGGCACACACGATGGCCCGGGAATTCGTTTGGTCGTGTTTTTACAGGGCTGCAATCTACAATGCAAATACTGTCAAAATGCAGATACCATTGCTTTAAAAGGCGGTAGCGTAACCGAAATCGAGAGCCTGGTAAAACGCGCCGGAAATATGAAAACGTACTTTGGCGATGATGGCGGTGTTACCGTTTCGGGTGGAGAACCGATGTTGCAAAGTAAAGCCCTGATTCCCTTTTTTGAAGCCTTGAAAAAAGAGGGCATTCACACCAATATCGACACCAACGGATTAATACGCACACCGGAAGCCAAACATTTAATCTCAGAGTTGGCCGACCTGGTAATGTTTGATGTTAAAGCCACAACTGAAGAAGGTTTCAAAACGATTACAGGAGCAAAAGGACTGAGCCGTTTACTGGAGAACATTCAACTTCGCGAGCAAAGTAAGAAACCATACTGGCTGCGTTATGTGCTGGTTCCGGGCTACACCGACGGCGACGAATCGTTAAAGTGGTTGATCGACACATTTTCGGGGAACAAGTACCTGGAAAAATTTGAAATACTCCCCTACCACAAACTGGGCACCTACAAATGGGAATCATTGGGAATGGACTATCAATTTAAGGAAGTAAAAGAGAATACTCCCGAACAGATCGACCGTGCTTTTGAAATGCTGAAACCGCATTTTAAAGACATAATTGTTAAATAA
- a CDS encoding hydrogen peroxide-inducible genes activator, whose protein sequence is MNIVQLEYLKEIYVCGSFSVAAERLGVTQPALSMQIQKLEEELEFKLIDRTKRPFQFTDEGKVFYEKSLEILKQIEALKQISVNISEEVRGNLKVGIIPTLAPYLVPLFIQQLAKDYPALQLEIYELKTEDIISEIKMGDIDCGVVSTPVSAINISVMPLFYERFYAYLSEDHALFKQDSIDINSIQQEDIWYLEEGNCFQNQVNSICQINAQKKNKQQLVYHSNSIESLRRIVEYKNGLTFIPELATINIPAEQEELIKEIVPDKPVREISLITAKRFAKERQVNALKEVIKSSIPARMLKQPDRGIMDTLL, encoded by the coding sequence ATGAATATTGTACAACTGGAATACCTGAAAGAAATCTATGTGTGTGGTTCTTTCTCGGTGGCTGCCGAACGGCTGGGAGTTACGCAACCCGCATTAAGTATGCAAATACAGAAACTGGAAGAAGAACTGGAATTTAAATTGATCGACCGAACAAAACGGCCATTTCAATTTACTGATGAAGGGAAGGTTTTTTACGAAAAGTCGCTGGAAATTTTAAAGCAGATTGAAGCGTTAAAGCAAATTTCCGTAAATATTAGCGAAGAAGTTAGAGGAAACCTGAAAGTTGGTATTATTCCAACGCTGGCGCCTTACCTGGTTCCGCTTTTTATTCAGCAATTGGCAAAAGACTATCCGGCTTTACAGCTGGAAATATACGAGCTTAAAACCGAAGACATTATTAGTGAAATAAAAATGGGCGATATTGATTGTGGTGTTGTTTCTACACCGGTTTCGGCAATAAATATTTCCGTAATGCCACTGTTTTACGAACGTTTTTATGCCTATTTGTCTGAAGATCATGCTTTGTTTAAGCAGGATTCCATTGACATTAACTCAATTCAACAGGAGGATATCTGGTACCTTGAAGAGGGGAACTGTTTTCAGAACCAGGTGAATTCCATTTGCCAGATTAATGCGCAAAAGAAAAACAAACAGCAGCTGGTTTATCATAGTAATTCCATCGAATCGTTACGGCGTATTGTTGAGTACAAAAACGGGCTGACATTTATTCCTGAGCTGGCTACTATTAATATTCCGGCCGAGCAGGAAGAGCTGATAAAAGAAATCGTACCCGATAAACCCGTTCGCGAAATTAGCCTGATAACTGCCAAACGTTTTGCCAAAGAGCGACAGGTAAATGCTTTGAAGGAGGTAATTAAAAGCAGTATTCCGGCCCGCATGCTTAAACAACCGGATAGGGGAATTATGGACACACTATTATAA
- a CDS encoding Dps family protein, with product MKAKNQITVEKLNQLLADYQIHYQNLRGLHWNIKGQLFFALHARFEEYYNQAAEVVDEIAERILMLEGQPLHTFEDYTKTAKLGVVANVSEAKPAVESVLESQRYFLKSFNEILEVAGENNDEATAAMMSDWIGHTEKEIWMLESFLA from the coding sequence ATGAAAGCAAAAAATCAAATTACAGTAGAGAAATTGAATCAGTTATTGGCAGATTACCAAATTCATTACCAAAACCTGCGCGGGTTACACTGGAACATTAAAGGACAATTGTTCTTTGCATTACACGCACGTTTTGAAGAGTATTACAACCAGGCAGCCGAAGTTGTAGATGAAATTGCAGAGCGCATCTTAATGTTGGAAGGTCAGCCACTGCATACTTTCGAAGACTATACAAAAACAGCAAAACTAGGAGTAGTAGCCAACGTTTCGGAAGCCAAACCGGCTGTTGAAAGCGTACTGGAAAGCCAGCGCTATTTTCTGAAAAGCTTTAACGAGATTCTGGAAGTTGCCGGAGAAAATAACGATGAAGCTACTGCCGCTATGATGAGTGACTGGATTGGACATACCGAAAAAGAAATCTGGATGTTGGAGTCGTTCCTGGCATAA